The window gaagagaggaagaagagaaagacatgtCGATGAAGACAAATTGTGCAGATTTCACGAaatataaaggaagaaaggaagatcaaaggtTTGGGAAGAGAAACTGTTCGCGTAAGGAAGAGAAACCGTTCGCGTaagggggaagatgaaaggttaagggtattatgggaaagtcacaccaaaacagtctagatatgtagtaggttgagtaaatgagttaaatatgtaaaatgAGACTCatatttgacccaattttgtaatttttccagtTAAATATCACATTAACCTTATTTGAAAGTTGTTTTGGAGAGTAAATAGAGGTTAATGGAAGTTAAATATTTACTTCCTTTAACTTCCAAACTCTAACatccaaattgggggttaaaGGAAGTAACGCAAActtcattaattttttattattatctctgcatagtaaatttaacttttttCCCACTGCATATTTAAACTTTCAAACGAAGTTAAACTTTTAACCTCACTTACATTCTATAAGGTTAGTTTTTAACTTCtatttccatcacttcactTTTCTTTCCATTATCTCATTTAACTCCCGTTCCCGTGCTGTTTTGATGTTAATTTAGTAGAGTTTGACTAGAATTAAGCGAGTTTTATGTAGTATTTAATATGATTAGTGAGTTTATAAAAggatcaaatacatgaatatcataattaagtcatatcaccaaatttaattcttaatatgtcattattctatatattttatgattttacactataattttaaaaatctagactccaattcataacccataaaccctagaaaatatattctagacttctaatttataaattctaatctttaaaatatattaaaagtaccgattttactagtttgacataattcaaaattattactcaacataattgtagatagttttttaaaaatgaaattatttgTAAATTTCCCTTTATAAAACTCATTCTAAAACCGGCCTATTGGGCTCAATGAAACAAAATTCGGAGCCCAAAATGAGATATAAAAAGGCCCAGTCCAAGTCCTAAATAACAAACCCTAAAAGTTATAGCTTACTTctctgttcttcttcttcttcttcaccagAGAGAGCGGCACTCTCCTCACTCCTCGTTTCCCCTCTCTCTTCCTACTTCGATCTCTCTTCTTAATCTCTGCGTTATCGCCATCGCTTTTTCTGTTTCCTGCTGATCAGGTGATGCcccttttcttattatataccTTTTTGATTTTCGAATTGGCTGTTGTTAGGTGTTCTAATCCTTATCGGTGTCCTATTATTTCATAAATTGATAGATTTGTTTATGTTGAATTTTAATCTGAAATTATACGGTTTTTTGTTCAGGTTTAAGTTTTGCTGTCAAGATGGCGACTTTTGCCAAACCGGAAAATGCTTTAAAGCGAGCTGAAggtgaatttttatttttatttttagttgtatCAGTGTTTGGTCCCGTTGCTTCGATTTCCTGAGATTATTACCATTCTATCTGGGATATGTTTTCGTTTTTTGTTCGTAGTACATAATTGTAACTTGTTTCGATGGAATGTATGTGATTTACCATATTTGTTCTTTTGTTCTCTGTTTCTTCCCTTTTTTATTTCTGATTTAAAGATTTTGGATATTACATGTTTGTTGCTGAATATGAGATTGGAGGTCAAACATTGATTTGACAACCTTTGTTAGAAAGGGATCCTAGGTTTTATGCATTTCAATTTATTGTGAATTGACTTCTAAAATATATATCATCTTCTTGGTTGCAGAGTTGATAAATGTGGGGCAAAAACAAGATGCTTTGCAAGCACTGCATGACCTGATCACCTCAAAGAGGTATCGGGCATGGCAAAAAACACTTGAAAAAATTATGTTCAAGTATGTTGAGCTGTGTGTTGACATGCGGAGAGGAAGGTTTGCAAAGGATGGTTTAATACAGTATCGAATTGTGTGCCAACAAGTGAATGTGAATTCCTTGGAGGAAGTTATTAAACATTTCATGCATCTTTCTACTGAGAAAGCTGAACAAGCACGTAGTCAGGCTCAGGCACTTGAAGAAGCTCTTGATGTTGACGATCTTGAGGCAGATAAGAGACCAGAAGATCTGATGCTCAGTTATGTCAGTGGTGAGAAGGGAAAGGACAGGTCTGATCGAGAACTTGTTACACCCTGGTTCAAGTTTTTGTGGGAGACGTATAGGACTGTCCTTGAAATACTGAGGAACAACTCAAAGTTGGAGGCATTATATGCGGTAATCCTTCTCGAAGCACATTTTCCTTCGTCTTTGTGGcaatttattttttgaataaatTGTCTATTGTGTTTGTACATTCTGAAATTAGGACTATGGAAAACTGTATAAAACTAAATAAGAGTTGGGTACCAATCATTTGTCTTATTATTGTGTAGATGACAGCACATCGAGCTTTCCAATTCTGCAAGCAGTACAAGCGAACAACTGAATTTAGACGGCTTTGTGAGATCATCAGGAATCATTTGGCAAACCTGAATAAATACAGAGACCAAAGGGACCGACCTGATCTTTCTGCCCCGGAGAGCTTACAACTGTACCTTGATACACGATTTGAGCAGCTAAAAATTGCTACCGAGCTTGAACTGTGGCAGGTATCCCATTGCTCCATTTGGTTGTGCATTTTTGTtttccatgttatcatgcacaTAATTGTTATTGATTTCAGGAACTCTTTAGCTTCTAACACTGTTGATCCTCATTTGTGCAGGAAGCTTTCCGGTCTGTTGAAGATATTCATGGTTTGATGTCCATGGTCAAAAAGAATCCTAAACCGTCTTTAATGGTGGTTTATTATGCAAAGCTGACTGAGATTTTCTGGATTTCATCAAGTCATCTCTACCATGCTTATTCATGGCTTAAGCTTTTTACACTACAAAAAAGCTTCAATAAAAACTTGAGCCAAAAGGATTTACAACTGATAGCCTCATCAGTGGTGTTGGCTGCTCTATCAGTTGCTCCCTACGACCACTTGCGTGGTGCTTCTCATCTGGAGCATGAAAATGAGAAGGACCGCAACTTGAGGATGGGCAATCTTATTGGTTTCAATCTTGATTCAAAGCCCGAGAGTAGGGAAGTGGTAATGTGGTTTATGCAATTTGATATACTGTTTGCTTCCATTATGtgactttttttcattttattgcCATTGATGGTTCACTTTCTCATTACTTCTTCTGTCTACAGCTATCCAGGTCATCCCTGCTATCCGAACTGGTAAGTTTTTTCATATTTCATCTTTTGTTATGTCTTCACCAGAGAATTGTTTACTCATAACATAATCTTAGAGTTGAGATATTGTTATCAGGATGCTTTATGTATTTTCTGCAATTGGTTATGCTTGAACTTGATCTGTTTATGAGCTATAGTTTAATTCCAATGGCATGGAACTCTCTTTTTTCCGACAAGAATTGTTTAGAAggaaagtttttttttgtttgcatTTCTTGAAAATGTTTATGGTACAGAACTACACTATACTTTGAAATTAATTCGAGTAAATGATGAAGAGAAGAAGTTTACCAAATATTTGGGGTTTTCTGAAAAAGAAGACAACATTGTCAcgattatttcttttttctgaATATATTCTGGTGGGGCCATtaaacattaaatttttttgCAGTAATTGGTGAGTAACTATTGCAAATACACTAATAAGTTTAGTTATTTAGCTGGGGTTTGACAACTTAAATGAGCTCTTAAAATTAAGTTATAGTTTTTAACTTCAATTTTAAGTTGAACATTACCAACAATAATATTCTAacataatatttaacttaaattttAAGTTGAACAATACCaataataatattctaaacttttatatatgaaatgatttatatagtcttcaaatatatttatattaccATCTTTCATAAGAAATATcgtaaaaactaaattttatatcataaaaaattTCATATACTTAAATTCAGTgccttttatttattattaggcTAAACTCATAATTGAGCCCCTGAACTTCTATAGTTTTAAGGATTGAGCCCCTGAGCATTTATTTTTCCAGATTAAGCCCCTTTACTTTAATTTTCACACACATTGAGCCCCTCACTAATGGTTCTGTTAGCTAAACCGTTGGTGAAGGGCTCAATTTGTGTAAAAATtaaagatcaggggcttaatgcTTAATACCTTTAAAATTCAAGGCTTAATCGTGTGTTTtgagatttatttatttaattatcttattattacttttttaaagagaataaataaataagattttcagtctttttttcttcttaattTTGAACAAATCCAAAGACTAAagaaattgaaatgaaaaataaaagattcatGAAATTTATTTTGTATGTTTTACTATAAACAATACTTTTTGAATTAATAATTGAATTTAGAATTTCACATCCAAACCAATATATAAAAAGggctaataaataaaatatcgaTAAAATAAGTTGTACTAACTAATGTCATATCCAAGCATATTATAATAGCTAACTTATAAAAAATTGAATAGATTCAATTCAtgctattttttaattataggaAAAAACATATTAATCCTCATGATCTTTATGACTTTTATTGATTAAGCCCTTGgtctttataatttttattgattaagccCCTAATCTTTAATTTTCACACACATTTAGCCCCTCACTAACGGTTTACTTAAAGGAACCGTTAGTGAGGGGCTCAATGTGTGTGAAAATTAAAGCTCAGGGGCTTAatctggaaaaataaatgattatcAATCCTTAAAACCATGAAAGTTCAGGGACTTAATTATGGATCTAGCCTTGTTATTATTATCCAAAAATTCTATCATTTAATAGTTTCAGCATTTATAATATTAAGCACTTAATATTCTGTGCTTATTTTCTCGGCACTTGATTTTCAGTTTGATCGAACAGATGTTTACTATGTTGGATGCAATTGTAGGTTGTCAAGGGGGTATTGAGCTGTGCAATGCAGGAAGTGAAAGATGTTTACCATCTTTTGGAGCATGAATTTCTCCCACTAGATCTTGCTTCGAAGATACAACCATTAGTAGCCAAAATTTCAAAACTTGGGGGAAAACTTGCTTCAGCTTCTTCTGTTCCAGAAGTTCAACTGTCTCAGTATGTTCCTGCCCTTGAAAAGCTTACTACCTTGAGGTTGCTTCAACAGGTATATAGCTGTTCCCTTGTTGATGTGTAATTTATATGCTTATTTTGCTTTTGTTACTTACATGCTTGTGTCTGTTGTTCCAGGTGTCTCAAGTGTATAAGATGATGAAAATTGAGAGCTTATCTCAGATGATCCCCTTTTTTGATTTTTCTGTTGTGGAGAAGATTTCCGTTGATGCTGTGAAGCATAACTTCGTAGCTATGAAAGTTGATCATATGAAGAGCATCATATTATTTGGTGATCTGGTAtgtatgtttttcttttatgcTAAGCACAACTGTAAGACGGGGAGAGGGGGAAGTATTATAAACAGAGATTTTTTTTCCCCATCTTGTATTTGGAACTAAAATAACCAAACTGGTAAATTTTAGAAGATCAGCAAATTGTTAATTATTTCTTTATATAGAAAAGAATTGCATAGGAAAAAATTCCTTCACGCTTTGCAATGAAAATTAAAACTTGGGTGAACAAAATTTGGTGTCAAGGGAAACATATAGGAAAATTTGCTGTCCTCCATCCTTGAGAAATTTGAAACTGAACAACATATTGTGGTGGGTTCTCACCTTGCATTTCCTATTCTTGTATAGTGTTTGGTGTCCCCGGTCTCCCTCCCTGCATACATGTGCATGCTTTTTTCTGTTTCAAGAATTGAATCTAATtactttctctgttttctttttGAAGAGTCTTGAATCTGATGGGCTACGAGATCACCTTGCAATTTTTGCTGAGTCCTTGAATAAAGTGAGGGCAATGATATATCCTCCAGCAAAGAAATCTTCAAAACTGGGTGAGATTTTACCTGGATTAGGTGAGATTGTGGATAAGGAACACCGGAGACTTCTTGCTCGGAAATCAATTATTGAAAAGaggaaggaagaacaagaacggCAACTGCTCGAACTTGTATGACCGATTTAAACTGCTATACATACAGCTTATTTAATTACCATTGCTGGAAGCCTATTGAAACATTTCATTTTCTCAGGAACGCGAGGAGGAATCAAAAAGGTTACAGCAACAGAAAAAACGAGAGGAGGCGGAGCAGAAAAGGCTTGCTGCCGAGATTGAACAAAGGAAGAACCAAAGAATCCTGCAGGAAATAGAGCAGCGTGAGcttgaagaagctcaggctTTGCTTGAGGATGTTGATAAAAGAAGTAAGAGAAAGGGAGGAAAGAAGCCCATCTTAGAAGGAGTGAGTCAGCCAGCAGTCTGTTTATCTTTTACTTGCATATGTAATTGTCTCAATTGTAATAGTTATTTTTTGTCTATACAGGAGAAAGTGACTAAACAGAGTATTATGGAACGTGCTCTGACAGAGCACCACAGGGAGCGTCAGGAAAGTGAAAAGAAATTACAGAAACTGGCGAAGACTATGGATTATTTGGAAAGAGCAAAGAGAGAAGAAGCAGCTCCATTGATCGAGGCTGCTTTTCAACGGCGACTAGTGGAGGAGAGGGCCCTTCATGAGCGTGAGCAGCAGGTagcatttcatttttttttgtatttgttgTGCTCTTGTTAGGTGTTCTtcattttatgatttttgtTAGATTCTTTGACATTGATAAGTGCCAATTGTTATTAATGTTGCAGCTGGAGATTGAATTAAGTAGGCAGCGCCATGATGGTGACCTAAGGGAGAAGAATAGGCTATCTCGGATGCTGGAAAACAAGGTcactaaattatttttttctttctattttctgCCTGTGTTAATTTTGCTGGCTTTTGTTCAAGCTCTGCAGCTAAGTTTGTGTTGTTATTCTATTACAGATGATATTCCAGGAAAGAGTAATTAGGCGACGACAAGCAGAGTTTGACCGGATGAGAGCAGATAGGGAAGAAAGAACCCGCCAAATCATTCAGGCCCGTAAACAAGAGAGGGAGGCGAACAGGAAGAAAATATTCTTTGTGACAACTGAAGAGGAAAGACTGACGAGATTACGTGAGGAGGAAGAAGCTCGGAAACTTGAAGGTAAGCTAGATATTTTCTGATGAAAGACACATAGGCAACATTAACTATGTTGATTTACAAGCTCAGCTCTTTCGGAAATCTTATATATCTTTTTCGAATTCCCCTTTTGCTTTGGCTCTTTTTGACCTTAGTTTTTGTGACTTGATGTGTACCGCcatttaattatctttttttttttctctcattaTACCTCATGTATCGATATTTCAGTGTTGCTTTATCATTGTTTTAGTAATTCCGTTGTctcattttatatttttaaaattgcaGAGACTGAGAGACGTAGGAAAGAAGAAGCTGAGCGGAAGGCAAAGTTGGACGAAATTGCTGAGAAGCAGAGACAAAGAGAAAGGGAACTGGAAGAAAAGGAGAGGCTAAGGAGAGAAGCTCTCCTGGGGAGATCAACTGATGGACTGTCTAGGTCATCTGAGCTTCCTGTTCGTCCGGAGCCAGCACTAGCTGTTACTGCTCCTGCAGCTGCAGCTGCAGCTTCAACAGGTTCAAGCCCTGCAAAATATGTACCTAGGTTCCGAAGAGATACTACGAGCCAGGCTCCTCCAGATACTGCTGATCGCTGGGGCAGTGGAAGTGGCAAGCAAGCTCCTCCAGAACCTGAACGATGGGGTAGTGGAGGCAGTAGGAGTACACCTGATGGAGATAAATGGAGCAGTGGCGGCAGCAGGCAGCCTCCTGCAGACTCTGACCGCTGGGGCAGCGGTGCAAGGCCTGATGATAGAAATCCTTCTGGTGATAGATGGCGTGGTGGTGGTAGCTCCAAGCCTACTACATGGTCATCATCTAGGGGACGTGAACGCTGATAAGCAGGCAAATTTGAATGATCATGCTGTGCTCTGAATTGCTATTGGTAAGTTGAAATGTCACAAGGGAACGACCAAGGAATAATCATTTTTCCAAATTCTGAGACTTGCAGGTAGGAGAGGTTTCATTTtgatttcctttttctttctgGTATGTTAAAGTCTagtatttattgtaatttggagCTATTAGACTTGAACGAGTTGTTTATTCGTTTGGACTTCAGAGTTATGCTCTCTTTTTTTGTTTCAATGTGCGAAAATTTTGAGCTGAAACCAAATGTAGCAAGACTTGGAAGGCCGAAAAGCCAGTTTTTATCACGAATCATCTTCTGTTTTGGTGGTACTTGCATCTCCAGTACTGTCATGATCGTCGTCTAATGTTTGCTATATTATATCTAGATGCTTGTACGCAATGGTATATTGTTAATATAACTAGATGCAAGGAAAGTAATCTTGTATTAAATGGGTCATTGTCACATTATGTGGCTGGTGTGAGTGGTTGCGGGTTCGAACTTTGATCTCTTATGGACCACTTTGGCCATCACTTGGACACCTTCTGGTCCAGGACGGTCACTGCTTTGTTAGGGCAAAGATAATCCCATACTCCCCGGTCTGGCAAAGCAGTTTATTAGCTTCTGACGCTCTCTTGTGAATTAGCCTCTACCTATCACTAAGTGGGTAACGACCCCTGGTGCTAGCTTTTATCCTCCACTGTATTAAAAGGGCCATAACTGTTGGGTTGCCGTAAAAGTATTAATTTGATTTCACAAATGTTCATTCCAAAGCCTTGAAAGTGCGATTGAAATTGATGTGACAATATGAACCAACATTCTACAATTGCAATTGTAAAGCAAGCGGAGGATGAATATGAAGATGGTCTTTTACATTCATAAGGATAAGGAAAAGGTTAAAAGGGGTTAATAAAGTAAGTGAATTAGTGGATTGTGATGGTAAATTGGTAGGATTTTCATGCATATATTTTATAACACTTCAAATTAGAGCATTTTTATGATAAAATTTTACGTTACCTTACTTTAATAACGATCATCTAAACAACGAGTTTATGTAGCGGAAATGGAGGGTCATCATTGATCTCATTTGGAagacaatataatttttttaatacttaTTGTTGTGTGTAATGTTTTAGCTAGGAGTTTCAGAATGAGTTATCATGTTATAATCGTATTATATGATTTATATATTCCATGTagttatatatgatataaatacaaCAAATAACTAACCGTGTCGAATATTTCGTTTCAGACAGAATATCTCTTGTAAATGGTATTGTCATGTAAAAAACTGACAACCCTAACTCGCATTTCCTTTTATGTTGCAAGTTCTGTAACCTTTAAACGAACTCTTTcttataataaaaatttattaaaagaataaggtgcaaaaatacgtCAATATTAAGAGGTATTTCACCATTTAGGTCATAAAAGATACAATTATACCCCAACATTTGCAAGTTGGATCAAACTACAAATATACTTTATGATGTCGTAAATCTCGTTATCTCCGCTTCACATGTCCGCCTTCAACTTATAAttcttttttatgatttttgttTCCTACTTGCAACTTTATTATGTTGGATATAATACTATGAAGGATTAAGGGATGTCTCCAATTAATATTCAACATATTATATTCTTAATCTGCTGTAGCACCTGTAATCATTACCTAATTCTCTCTAAAATATctgaaataaaataataataataataataataataataataattgcaAAAATATATGGGTAAAAAGGTTTTATGGCTAGTAGGTGTTTTGTGTATTGGTGGTgactaaattattttttaacccaatatatttattaaaatagtaaaattgtGTCAATAAAATTACTATAACCAGACTCGATGATCTGGACCACCGTAAAACTGTTGTAATTGTCACGTTAACGACATCTCATAATATGTCTTGACAGATATTGTCatacaaattaaaattaaaaataaataaactaaatCAATTTGAGATACTCATGTGGTGACACATATCAAATATATTATGATATGCCATGAAGATCATCGAATTTGGCCATAATGACTTTATTAACataaatttagggtaaattatatcCATACCCAttgaattttatcattttaacattatggtcactgaacttcaattcttaacaatatgcccactgaattttacactttttaacaccagcGGCCACTCAACACCtaaaaacgaccgttgacggtttcaaaataaaaattccgaatagttaatgatattttaaagaactttaattcttgaaaattttcgttttgaggtcatttaggtgttgtttagttaggagagagaaagttccaaaaaatgtgattttggaaaataaaaattgtggttccatggtaaatgtcgttctgaacaactttaattcttgaatattttcattttgaggtcgttaacggtcattttgaggagttagttaaaattgagtggccaccgatattaaaaagtgtaaagttcagaggTCATAccattaaaaattgaagttcagtgactataatgttaaaatgggtaaagttcagtggccatgagtgtaatttaccccataaaTTTACTTTAGCAATTGTTAGTGCATAAGCCCTTACTTTAGTCACCATTGAAACTTTTTACCCAAAATATATATGAGAAATATATGCATACTTTTACACTATAAAATAAGAGAATCTTGTGGTTAGATCATATAAAGCCCCAATTTAGACATTCTATTTCACCTcccatataaaaaaatatataattgattTATGGTTTATTTGGTCTAAAAATTAAGTGATagaaaaaataagtacttatttttaagtattgaatattataagtgtttgatgtaattattcgataaatattaaaaataagcgTTGAAtataaatattagttgataatgtttaatttaaaatgttaagttaaatattttgacttatcaaagtgatttttaatttaattgactaatttaagtgattgagaaataattcttatcaaacacacttaaattaaatcAGCTAGTCGTTCTGCGAATAGTGTTGCCCATGAACTTGCAATAGGGCATATTCTATGATAGGACTGATGGAGTGTCATACTAGTCATCCAGATTTCATTGTTTAAGTTGATTCAGtatcttaaattaaaatattaagcactgatttatttttttaaaaagaccATACATTAAATAGAATCAGAATACTATAGTACTATTGTATTCTGATTCTATTTAATGTATggtctttaaaaaaaaaaaattaaatcagtgcttaatattttaatttaagataCTGGATCAACTTAACCATCTAAGTAGGGATCGAATCTCAAAGATGAGAATGCAACTGTGATTAAAATACTTGGTGGGAGAGTTTTACCTTCCGAGAGAGACCTACCCGACTTAAATCTAAAAACTAATTATAAATATGCGTATTTATATATAGagataattaaatataatccaTTTATTTTCCGGTTTCAGTTTACTATCTAATACGATAGAATGTGCGAGGTTGTCTGAGGTAATTTTTCTAATGCCTGAAGTAAGACAGAAAGATGATCAGCACGAGAACGTTGACAAACGATCCCACTCTGATGCCTAATAAGTTAGCAGTGTTGGGTTTTTTTAGAtagaaataaagaaataaaatgaaTAGCGGAACTAATAAAATTAGAGGATCTACATCTACACTTGATTTCTATTTCTATTATTGATTTTGGTTGTTGGTTGTTTCTAAACCATAAACAATAAGCCTATATTAACATGATATTTAGTAACAGTAACTTATTTAATAGCTATTAActatagtaatttttttttttaaaagttgtgCATAATGCACTTACATATACCGGAGATGAATCGGTCAAAGGTTGTTATCCTCAGATTCATCAAAAGACAACTTGACATTTTTTAGATAATTTGTGTTATAGATTTGGGTTTCCTTGATCATAGTTGGAATTAGCGGGTTCTAATCCACATGTCCGAGGATGGACGATATCCccatttaatttaataatcCGACAACTCTCTTATCGAGACATTCTTGTTAGTTTAGAATAAAGATATGTgtatttgtattattttatatgatatCATTTTTTTAAGTGAAAGAATATAATGTAATCTATCGATTTCAGTTAACCTATTTTTCGGTTTTACGGTTTTACGGttagttttaattttatacaatatatttatataaaaataaaaaatcattgaattgttttcttttttagtccttgtttatatatatatatatatatatatatatagtgaatGTGGTCCAAAGAAGAATGGTTAGTTCTGGAATGGTGCACCATGAAGTATGAATTAGTGGATAGGTCAGGTCATCCATGACATAATCCAAACATTtattcttttgttttctttatGTAAAGCTCCCTCTTTTTAAGGTTTTACCCACCAAACCAATTCTAACTCGACAAATCAACCCATTGctactttattattattatagttGTGGGGATTTAGGGTGAACAAATTTTGGACCTAACcgataacaaaatcaaattttggttcggttatttatttattcttatttGATTTGGTTCGGTTTATATTAGTAGTGGTTTAGCTATTAATTATTGGTTCGGTTATTCATTATCTagtaaccaaaccaaaccaatacgtttcaatttgattataattttgaGAAACATTTGATTTTATTTAGATCTGTTTGTTAAGAGTGTACAtagtcggttaaccagtccattaataaaaatcattaatcaatccatttaattcggttaaccatatTTCGGTTAACCTATTACTTCGGTCAGTTAATGTATATTTCAGTCGGTTAACTATTACTGACTTTTCGTATCAAATATCACTTTAAATCtataattattcactttaaaataaatatataattatttaaaaattaaataaaaatattaaacttcaaatttaattaacaaaatcgccaaaataaataaatttgaagttattttaatatttttaacttaaaattaaatgtgaatatatatttatatattgataattaagtttctacatatatttatactgGTTTTATGTATATCAATACATAATCGGTTTATTTTTCGGTTATGGTTAATCtatttttcggttcggtttcgaTTTTGAAAATCGGTTTTTTGATTAGTTTTGTGCAGCCCTACTGTTTGCTATCCATCCAGTCCGCCTAAACATGTCTCTCATAGGTTTTGGATATTGTATATTTGAAAATTGGCCCAACCTAGTTTGGATCCATTCAAAAACCCGCATATAAAATGAGCTGGATTTGAGATTTGTCTTCCCGCCCCGCCCTGCCCCGCCCCACCCTTAtattatatgtatatgtttatattacttttatttaatttttattactttattaaatattttttttatcatataaaattatctttattaaattaattaactaaaaaaatttaatttgttgtatttttattgttcatatttgtagtttaatatttatttttaatataaatatatatttgttgGGTCCGTTTTCTTACATTAGCTCAACCCGATATAAACATAATGCTGGTTTAGATGATGTAATTTAGTATAAAATCTGATTAGATTAGATCCGACTCGATCCGATCTAGCTTATGAATGTGTCTGGTTCTATTTATTAGTTAGTAATCTAAT is drawn from Euphorbia lathyris chromosome 9, ddEupLath1.1, whole genome shotgun sequence and contains these coding sequences:
- the LOC136207474 gene encoding eukaryotic translation initiation factor 3 subunit A, with the protein product MATFAKPENALKRAEELINVGQKQDALQALHDLITSKRYRAWQKTLEKIMFKYVELCVDMRRGRFAKDGLIQYRIVCQQVNVNSLEEVIKHFMHLSTEKAEQARSQAQALEEALDVDDLEADKRPEDLMLSYVSGEKGKDRSDRELVTPWFKFLWETYRTVLEILRNNSKLEALYAMTAHRAFQFCKQYKRTTEFRRLCEIIRNHLANLNKYRDQRDRPDLSAPESLQLYLDTRFEQLKIATELELWQEAFRSVEDIHGLMSMVKKNPKPSLMVVYYAKLTEIFWISSSHLYHAYSWLKLFTLQKSFNKNLSQKDLQLIASSVVLAALSVAPYDHLRGASHLEHENEKDRNLRMGNLIGFNLDSKPESREVLSRSSLLSELVVKGVLSCAMQEVKDVYHLLEHEFLPLDLASKIQPLVAKISKLGGKLASASSVPEVQLSQYVPALEKLTTLRLLQQVSQVYKMMKIESLSQMIPFFDFSVVEKISVDAVKHNFVAMKVDHMKSIILFGDLSLESDGLRDHLAIFAESLNKVRAMIYPPAKKSSKLGEILPGLGEIVDKEHRRLLARKSIIEKRKEEQERQLLELEREEESKRLQQQKKREEAEQKRLAAEIEQRKNQRILQEIEQRELEEAQALLEDVDKRSKRKGGKKPILEGEKVTKQSIMERALTEHHRERQESEKKLQKLAKTMDYLERAKREEAAPLIEAAFQRRLVEERALHEREQQLEIELSRQRHDGDLREKNRLSRMLENKMIFQERVIRRRQAEFDRMRADREERTRQIIQARKQEREANRKKIFFVTTEEERLTRLREEEEARKLEETERRRKEEAERKAKLDEIAEKQRQRERELEEKERLRREALLGRSTDGLSRSSELPVRPEPALAVTAPAAAAAASTGSSPAKYVPRFRRDTTSQAPPDTADRWGSGSGKQAPPEPERWGSGGSRSTPDGDKWSSGGSRQPPADSDRWGSGARPDDRNPSGDRWRGGGSSKPTTWSSSRGRER